One Mya arenaria isolate MELC-2E11 chromosome 5, ASM2691426v1 genomic window carries:
- the LOC128235499 gene encoding 52 kDa repressor of the inhibitor of the protein kinase-like gives MNQRTKLRTLCKTRWSSRADAIETFKNEFPALKTLQADADEKAGQYLAAILRFKFIIALLVTEHILSSTDPLTNLLQKQVNDSLHAVCETRVVIKLCNDERADQYVWDALYDKAVDVSADFDIQPSMPRRAGRQQNRANPDVQTVSDYYRVTLYNVFLDHLVQEMETRILGNEDRYCAQHLLPSKLADLRDNILPTIYAAFAPDLPQTYETFKSEIARWRVRWSMTDIKASRLHDTLQQTCKDLFPCICTSIGVLLTMPPTSATCERSFSGMKRIKNYLQTTMTSDRLSS, from the coding sequence AACTTTCAAGAATGAGTTCCCTGCATTGAAGACATTACAGGCGGATGCCGACGAAAAGGCAGGGCAATATCTGGCCGCCATATTGcgtttcaaatttataattgCGCTCCTTGTGACGGAACACATTCTGAGTAGCACCGATCCCCTGACAAATCTCCTACAAAAGCAGGTCAACGACTCGTTGCATGCTGTGTGTGAAACGCGCGTAGTTATTAAGCTGTGCAACGATGAAAGGGCTGATCAGTATGTTTGGGATGCTCTATACGACAAGGCCGTAGATGTAAGCgccgattttgacattcaaccATCAATGCCGAGAAGAGCTGGTCGACAGCAGAACAGAGCTAACCCTGATGTCCAAACGGTGTCTGATTACTACAGGGTCACTTTGTATAATGTTTTCCTGGACCATTTAGTTCAGGAAATGGAAACTCGCATTCTGGGTAATGAAGATCGGTATTGCGCGCAACACTTATTGCCTTCCAAACTGGCTGACCTGCGGGATAATATACTGCCGACAATATATGCCGCATTTGCCCCCGACCTTCCTCAAACATACGAGACATTCAAGTCGGAAATTGCTAGATGGAGAGTTAGATGGAGTATGACAGACATAAAGGCTTCAAGACTCCACGACACCCTACAGCAGACGTGCAAGGACTTGTTTCCTTGCATTTGTACCAGCATCGGGGTTCTTTTGACCATGCCACCGACGTCGGCCACATGTGAAAGGTCATTTAGTGGTATGAAACGCATAAAGAACTATTTGCAAACAACAATGAC